In the genome of Dermatobacter hominis, the window GCCAGCACCGGGGTCGGGCGCAGGGCGAGGGCCACCGTGTCCCACGTGTGGGCGTTCTGCGCACCGCCGTGGACGAGCACCACCCGGGGGTCGCCGGTCCCCCACCGCAGCGCCGAGATCTCGCGACCGTCGGGCAGCGCGTGGGCGACGCGCGCCACCACCACGTCGTCGGGATCGGCCAGGCCGAACTCGGCGCAGTTCTCGCCGAAGTAGGCGAACTCGTCGTAGACGAAGGACGGGTCGTCGGGGTGGACGCCGGGCACCGGAGCGTTCATGGGCGGTCAATGTAGGACCGCACGACCCGCTCGCGAGCGGCCGACCGGGGACGCGTCCGGGTCGCGCCCCGGAGTGCCATGATGCAGGTCCGCCGGGGAGGCCCGGCGGGTGAGGGGGAGTTCGATGGCGGTTCGGGGGATCCGGGGTCGGTGGCGTCTGCTCGCCGCGATCGTGGCGGTCGTGCTGGTCGCGGGTGCGTGCACCGAAGACCCGAAGGGCACCCCGGCGGCGGCACGGGCCGTCGCCGACCTGCCGTCCGACGCGCCGCCCGCCGACTTCTCGACGGCCGGCAGCGTCGAGCAGGTCCACGTCACCGGCGCCGAGCCGGGGCAGGAGCTGGCGCTCCACGACGCCGACGGCACGACCGTCGACGTCGCCGACGCCGACGACCAGGGGTCGCTCATCTTCCGCCTCGTCGAACCGGGCGACGACTACCGCGTCGCGACCGCCGGTGCGCCGGTCGTCGCGTCGGACGCGGTCCACGTCGACAGCGTCGACTCCTCGCTCCCCGAGCAGGACTTCTACGACTCCCAGCAGCTCGACCCCGGCTTCACCTACATCACGACCCGTGACGGGACGACGCTGTCGGCCTCGGTGTACCTGCCCGGTCCCGCGGAGGACGGTCCGTACCCGACCGTCGTCGAGTACTCGGGGTACGACCCGTCCCGGCCGGGCAGCAACCTGCTCGAGGAGAACGCCGAGGCGCTCCGCCCGATCGTCGGCGACGACCCGTCCGCCCTGTGCGGCGTCGTGCCGTTCGCCTGCAACGCGCCGGCGCAGCCGTCGTCGCTGCTCGCCCTGGCGATGGGCTACGCGGTCGTGGCGGTGAACGTGCGGGGCACCGGCTGCTCCGGCGGCGCCTACGACTTCTTCGAGACCCTGCAGCTGACCGACGGCTACGACGTCATCGAGACCGTCGCCGCCCAGCCCTGGGTCAAGGGCCACCGGGTCGGCATGGTCGGCCTCTCGTACCCGGGCATCGCCCAGCTCTACGTGGCGTCGATGCAGCCGCCGTCGCTCGCGGCGATCACGCCGCTGTCGGTCATCGACGACACCGTCCGCGGCACGTTGGCGCCGGGGGGCATCTTCAACGCCGGCTTCGCGCTGTCGTGGGCCGAGGAGGTGGGCGAGAAGGCGGAGCCGTTCGGCCAGGGCTGGGAGCAGGCGCAGGTCGACGCCGGCGACCAGACCTGTGAGGAGAACCAGCGCTTCCGGGGCCAGAACGTCGATGCCTCGGCCAAGGCGCAGGAGCACCGGTACTACCCGCCCGAGCTCGCCGATCCGCTCAACGCGTCGCTGTTCGCGGACCAGATCGACGTGCCGGTGTTCCTGACCGGGTCGTTCCAGGACGAGCAGACCGGCGGCCGCTTCCCGCTGCTGTTCGACAAGTTCACCAACGCCCCGGTCACGCACTTCACCGCGATGAACGGTGCCCACGCCGACGGCTACGCCCCGGTGAACCTGACCGAGTGGAAGACGTTCCTCGACCTCTACGTGGCCGACGAGATCACGCCCATCCCGGGATCGGTCCAGGTCTTCGCGCCGCTGATCATGCAGCAGATCTTCGCCGCCGACGTGAGCCTGCCCGACGAGCGGTTCCTCGACGCGCCCTCGCCCGCGGCGGCCCGGGCCGAGTACGAGGCAGAGCCGCCCATCAACGTGCTGCTCGAGAGCGGGGCGGGCGACCCCGACCAGCCCGGCGCGCCGGTGCCGACGGTGCAGGTCCGCACGACGCAGTGGCCGCCGCCCGGCACGGAGGCCGAGCCCTTCTACCTCGGCCCCGACGGCACGCTGACGTCCGACCCGCCCGAGGACGAGGAGGACGGTGACGGCGCGTCGCGGTTCGCCGTGGACCCGGAGCTGGCGGAGCGCACCACGTTCAGCGGCTCGACCGGCGACATCTTCCACGCGCTCCCCGAGTACGACTGGCAGCAGGAACCCGACGGGTCCGCCGCGGTGTTCGTGTCCGAGCCGTTCGGCGAGGACCAGGTCTTCGCCGGCAGCGCGAGCGCGGATCTCTGGATCCGCACGAACGCCACGGGCGCCGACGTGGGCGTCACGCTGTCGGAGGTCCGCCCCGACGGCAAGGAGACGTTCATCCAGTCCGGGGTGCTGCGCGCCGCCAACCGGAAGGTCGCCGAGGGATCGACCGATCTGCTCCCCCTCCACTCCCAGCTCGAGTCCGACGCCGAGCCGCTCGAGCGCAACGAGTGGGCCGAGGCCCGAGTCGAGGTGTTCCCCTTCGCCCACATCGTGCGGGCCGGGTCGAGGATCCGCCTGTCGGTCCACACGCCCGGCGGCGACCGCCCGCGCTGGAGCTACATCATCGACCAGCAGCCCGACGACACGAGGATCGACGTCGGCCACTCCGCCGAGCACCCGTCGAAGCTCGTCCTCCCCCTGTCGCCCGACCTGCTGCGCGGGACGCCGTACCCGGCCGCGCTGCCGCCGTGCCCGGGTCTCCGAGGCCAGCCGTGCCGCGACTTCGTCGCCTACGAGAACGAGGAGGTCGACGACCAGGGGTGAGCGGGAACAACCGCATCGCCTCCGTGGTTGTATGACACGTCAACTAGTTCTCGGAGGTCGAGATGCCCGCCATCACCGTCGACGACACCCTGGTCCTGCCCCGCCTGCCCCAGGCTGCTGCGGACGCGGCACCGCGCCCCGTCAGCCGCCTGGTCGACGCCCACCACGCGATCGAGGGCGCCGGCTTCGAGGTCTGGCGCCCGTTCCCCGGCGGGATCGACCCGCACCTGGCCGACCCCTTCTTCCTGCTCGACCAGCTCGGCCCGGTCGCCTACGCGCCAAACGAGCCGGTCGGTGCGCCGTGGCACCCCCACCGCGGCTTCGAGACCGTCACGTACGTCCTCGACGGCGAGATCGCCCACCACGACTCGAACGGCGGCGGCGGGGTCATCGGCGAGGGCGACACCCAGTGGATGACCGCCGGCGCCGGCATCCTGCACGACGAGGTGCCCACCGAGACCTTCTTCCGCAACGGCGGCGTGTCGCACGGCGTCCAGCTGTGGGTCAACCTCCCGGCCGCCCTCAAGTTCACCCCGCCCCGCTACCAGGCGATCGGGTCCGGCCAGCTGCAGCTGCTGACCTCCTCCGACGGCGGCGCGCTCATCCGCCTGATCGCCGGCGACCTCGCCGGCTTCCAGGGCCCCGGGTCGACCCACACCCCGATCACGTACGCCCACGTCACGCTCAGCCCCGGCGCCGAGGTCGACGTGCCCTGGGACCGCCGCTTCAGCGCCATGGCCTACGCCCTCACCGGCCGGGGTCACGTCGGCGCCGATCGCCGACCGCTCGACGCGCACCAGCTGGCCGTCCTGGGCGACGGCGACACGCTCCGCGTCGGCGCCGCCGAGCAGCAGCCCGGCGACGCCCAGCAGCTCGACGTCCTGCTGCTCGGCGGGCTCCCGATCCGCGAGCCGATCGCGCACTACGGCCCGTTCCTCATGAACACCCGGGAGCAGGTGCTCGAGGCGATCGACGACTTCAACGCAGGGCGGATGGGCACGGTCCCCGCCACGACGCTCGGAGGCTCCAGTTGAACGACGGACCGGTGGCCGGGGCACGGGACGACGTGCCCTGGCTCGACGCGGAGGAGCAGGCCGCCTGGCGCGCCTACATGGAGATGCGCGACGAGGTCACGCTCCGGCTGGAGCGCGACCTCCAGGCGCGCTCCGGGCTCTCGGGCGCCGACTACCAGGTCCTCGTGCACCTCTCGGAGTCACCCGGCGACGCCGTCCGCCCGGTCGAGGTCTGCACGGCGCTGC includes:
- a CDS encoding CocE/NonD family hydrolase is translated as MAVRGIRGRWRLLAAIVAVVLVAGACTEDPKGTPAAARAVADLPSDAPPADFSTAGSVEQVHVTGAEPGQELALHDADGTTVDVADADDQGSLIFRLVEPGDDYRVATAGAPVVASDAVHVDSVDSSLPEQDFYDSQQLDPGFTYITTRDGTTLSASVYLPGPAEDGPYPTVVEYSGYDPSRPGSNLLEENAEALRPIVGDDPSALCGVVPFACNAPAQPSSLLALAMGYAVVAVNVRGTGCSGGAYDFFETLQLTDGYDVIETVAAQPWVKGHRVGMVGLSYPGIAQLYVASMQPPSLAAITPLSVIDDTVRGTLAPGGIFNAGFALSWAEEVGEKAEPFGQGWEQAQVDAGDQTCEENQRFRGQNVDASAKAQEHRYYPPELADPLNASLFADQIDVPVFLTGSFQDEQTGGRFPLLFDKFTNAPVTHFTAMNGAHADGYAPVNLTEWKTFLDLYVADEITPIPGSVQVFAPLIMQQIFAADVSLPDERFLDAPSPAAARAEYEAEPPINVLLESGAGDPDQPGAPVPTVQVRTTQWPPPGTEAEPFYLGPDGTLTSDPPEDEEDGDGASRFAVDPELAERTTFSGSTGDIFHALPEYDWQQEPDGSAAVFVSEPFGEDQVFAGSASADLWIRTNATGADVGVTLSEVRPDGKETFIQSGVLRAANRKVAEGSTDLLPLHSQLESDAEPLERNEWAEARVEVFPFAHIVRAGSRIRLSVHTPGGDRPRWSYIIDQQPDDTRIDVGHSAEHPSKLVLPLSPDLLRGTPYPAALPPCPGLRGQPCRDFVAYENEEVDDQG
- a CDS encoding pirin family protein yields the protein MPAITVDDTLVLPRLPQAAADAAPRPVSRLVDAHHAIEGAGFEVWRPFPGGIDPHLADPFFLLDQLGPVAYAPNEPVGAPWHPHRGFETVTYVLDGEIAHHDSNGGGGVIGEGDTQWMTAGAGILHDEVPTETFFRNGGVSHGVQLWVNLPAALKFTPPRYQAIGSGQLQLLTSSDGGALIRLIAGDLAGFQGPGSTHTPITYAHVTLSPGAEVDVPWDRRFSAMAYALTGRGHVGADRRPLDAHQLAVLGDGDTLRVGAAEQQPGDAQQLDVLLLGGLPIREPIAHYGPFLMNTREQVLEAIDDFNAGRMGTVPATTLGGSS